In one window of Macrobrachium nipponense isolate FS-2020 chromosome 2, ASM1510439v2, whole genome shotgun sequence DNA:
- the LOC135221501 gene encoding chromatin complexes subunit BAP18-like translates to MNSASKVGEIFLAAGTAFNKLAELTMQLHPTAEQSPAGTKWTDEEIEMLRSSVRRFGDDLNVISQRIKSRTVTQIRTALKKKAFEDAGIPPQTAAALQAQQTATSTPGSSGGSSSMIGGRDVTLNMLNATESEVDVEGMSGVGMDFEGANEVVTS, encoded by the exons GTCGGTGAAATCTTCTTGGCTGCAGGTACAGCTTTCAACAAACTAGCTGAGTTAACAATGCAACTTCATCCAACAGCAGAGCAGTCACCTGCagg caCCAAATGGACTGATGAAGAGATAGAAATGCTGCGTTCGTCTGTGAGAAGATTTGGTGATGACCTTAATGTTATCAGCCAAAGGATAAAATCTCGTACTGT gACTCAGATTCGGACAGCATTAAAAAAGAAGGCCTTTGAAGATGCAGGAATTCCCCCTCAGACAGCTGCTGCATTGCAAGCTCAGCAGACTGCCACATCTACCCCTGGAAGCAGTGGTGGCTCCTCAAGTATGATAGGTGGACGGGATGTGACACTGAACATGCTTAATGCAACTGAATCAGAAGTGGATGTTGAAGGGATGAGTGGAGTTGGTATGGATTTTGAAGGGGCAAATGAAGTTGTCACATCTTAG